The Elephas maximus indicus isolate mEleMax1 chromosome 19, mEleMax1 primary haplotype, whole genome shotgun sequence genome contains a region encoding:
- the TOB1 gene encoding protein Tob1: MQLEIQVALNFIISYLYNKLPRRRVNIFGEELERLLKKKYEGHWYPEKPYKGSGFRCIHIGEKVDPVIEQASKESGLDIDDVRGNLPQDLSVWIDPFEVSYQIGEKGPVKVLYVDDNNENGCELDKEIKNSFNPEAQVFMPISDPASSVSSSPSPPFGHSAAVSPTFMPRSTQPLTFTTATFAATKFGSTKMKNSGRSNKVARTSPINLGLNVNDLLKQKAISSSVHSLYGLGLGSQQPPQQQQQPSQPPLPPPPPQQQQQQKTSALSPNAKEFIFPNMQGQGSTNGMFPGDSPLNLSPLQYSNAFDVFAAYGGLNEKSFVDGLNFSLNNMQYSNQQFQPVMAN; the protein is encoded by the coding sequence ATGCAGCTTGAAATCCAAGTAGcactaaattttattatttcatatttgTACAATAAACTTCCCAGGAGACGTGTCAACATTTTTGGTGAAGAGCTTGAAAGACTTCTTAAGAAGAAATATGAAGGGCACTGGTATCCTGAAAAGCCATACAAAGGATCAGGGTTTAGATGTATACATATAGGGGAGAAAGTGGACCCAGTGATTGAACAAGCATCCAAAGAGAGTGGTTTGGACATTGATGATGTTCGCGGCAACCTGCCACAAGATCTTAGTGTTTGGATCGACCCATTTGAGGTTTCCTACCAGATTGGTGAAAAGGGACCAGTGAAGGTGCTTTATGTGGATGATAATAATGAAAATGGATGTGAGTTGGATAAGGAAATCAAAAACAGCTTTAACCCAGAGGCCCAGGTTTTTATGCCCATAAGTGACCCAGCCTCATCAGTGTCCAGCTCGCCATCACCTCCCTTTGGTCACTCGGCTGCTGTAAGCCCTACCTTCATGCCCCGGTCCACTCAGCCTTTAACCTTTACCACTGCCACTTTTGCTGCCACCAAGTTTGGCTCCACCAAAATGAAGAATAGTGGCCGTAGCAACAAGGTTGCACGTACTTCTCCTATCAACCTCGGCTTGAATGTGAATGACCTCTTGAAGCAGAAAGCCATTTCCTCCTCAGTGCACTCTCTGTATGGGCTTGGGCTGGGTAGCCAGCAGCCgccccagcagcagcagcagccatccCAGCCtccgctgccaccaccaccaccgcagcagcaacagcagcagaaaACCTCTGCTCTTTCTCCTAATGCCAAGGAATTTATTTTTCCTAATATGCAGGGTCAAGGTAGCACCAATGGAATGTTCCCAGGTGACAGCCCCCTTAACCTCAGTCCTCTCCAGTACAGTAATGCCTTTGATGTGTTTGCAGCCTATGGCGGCCTCAACGAGAAGTCTTTTGTAGATGGCTTGAATTTTAGTTTAAATAACATGCAGTATTCTAACCAGCAATTCCAGCCTGTTATGGCTaactaa